The following proteins come from a genomic window of Pannonibacter sp. XCT-53:
- the rph gene encoding ribonuclease PH, whose amino-acid sequence MRPSRRAADELRPVTLERGVAKHAEGSCLVKFGDTHVLCTASLEDRVPPWLRGQNRGWVTAEYGMLPRATGERMRREASAGKQSGRTQEIQRLIGRSLRAVVDLEALGENQITIDCDVIQADGGTRTASITGAWVALHDCIEWMRAREMVKKQVLKDHVAAISCGIYNGAPVLDLDYAEDSTAQTDANFVLTGKGGIVEIQGTAEGEPFSEDDLAALMGLAKAGITRLVDLQKLAIL is encoded by the coding sequence ATGCGCCCCTCCCGGCGAGCTGCCGACGAACTGAGACCCGTCACGCTGGAGCGCGGCGTCGCCAAGCATGCCGAAGGCTCCTGTCTGGTGAAGTTCGGCGACACGCATGTCCTGTGCACCGCCAGCCTCGAAGATCGGGTTCCGCCCTGGTTGCGCGGCCAGAACCGTGGCTGGGTGACCGCCGAATACGGCATGCTGCCGCGCGCCACGGGCGAGCGCATGCGCCGCGAGGCCTCTGCCGGCAAGCAGTCCGGCCGCACCCAGGAAATCCAGCGTCTGATCGGCCGCTCCCTGCGCGCCGTGGTCGATCTGGAGGCCCTCGGCGAGAACCAGATCACCATCGACTGCGACGTCATCCAGGCCGATGGCGGCACGCGCACCGCATCCATCACCGGTGCCTGGGTCGCGCTGCATGACTGCATCGAGTGGATGCGCGCCCGCGAAATGGTCAAGAAGCAGGTGCTGAAGGATCATGTCGCCGCGATCTCCTGCGGCATCTACAACGGCGCCCCGGTGCTCGACCTCGATTACGCCGAGGATTCCACCGCCCAGACCGATGCCAACTTCGTCCTGACCGGCAAGGGCGGCATCGTCGAGATCCAGGGCACGGCCGAGGGCGAGCCCTTCTCCGAGGACGACCTGGCGGCGCTGATGGGCCTTGCCAAGGCGGGCATCACCCGGCTCGTCGACCTGCAGAAGCTGGCGATCCTCTGA
- a CDS encoding molybdopterin-synthase adenylyltransferase MoeB encodes MLSPAELERYARHIVLREIGGPGQQKLKAARVLVVGAGGLGAPVLQYLAAAGVGTLGIVDNDTVSLSNLQRQVIHDTDHLGEPKVASAAEAIARLNPYVTVEPHPERLAGHNALSVVGRYDLVIDGSDNFATRYLVSDACFFRQKPLITAAVGRFDGSLTLLKPHERGADGSPNPTYRCLFPAPPRPGTVPACAEAGVVGALTGILGTLQAMEAIKAITGAGAGPVGRLILFDALALRMEEIAYRWSPRNPLNGATALGWAELRAGDPA; translated from the coding sequence ATGCTGTCGCCTGCCGAACTGGAACGCTACGCCCGCCACATCGTCCTGCGCGAGATCGGAGGGCCGGGACAGCAGAAGCTGAAGGCCGCGCGGGTGCTTGTGGTGGGGGCCGGCGGCCTTGGCGCGCCGGTGCTGCAGTATCTGGCGGCGGCCGGTGTCGGCACGCTCGGGATCGTCGACAACGACACGGTGTCGTTGTCCAACCTGCAGCGCCAGGTGATCCATGACACGGACCACCTCGGGGAACCGAAGGTGGCGAGCGCGGCCGAGGCGATTGCGCGGCTCAATCCTTATGTCACCGTCGAACCGCATCCCGAGCGGCTGGCCGGACACAACGCGCTGTCGGTCGTCGGCCGCTACGACCTGGTGATCGACGGTTCGGACAATTTCGCCACGCGCTACCTGGTCTCGGACGCCTGTTTCTTCCGGCAGAAGCCGCTGATCACGGCGGCGGTTGGCCGGTTCGACGGGTCACTGACGCTGCTGAAGCCGCATGAGCGGGGCGCGGACGGGTCGCCCAATCCGACCTATCGCTGCCTGTTCCCGGCGCCGCCGCGTCCGGGCACCGTGCCGGCCTGTGCCGAGGCCGGCGTGGTCGGCGCGCTGACCGGCATCCTCGGAACGCTGCAGGCCATGGAGGCGATCAAGGCCATCACCGGCGCCGGTGCGGGTCCGGTCGGACGGCTGATCCTGTTCGACGCGCTGGCGCTGCGGATGGAGGAGATCGCCTACCGCTGGTCGCCGCGCAACCCGCTGAACGGCGCGACAGCGCTCGGCTGGGCCGAGCTGCGCGCCGGGGATCCGGCCTGA
- the phaZ gene encoding polyhydroxyalkanoate depolymerase, translating into MAPFRAAADATRLYFQNPFNPLTHTQMGRQIAAACEVMERTTRRYGKPEFGLPDTVVGGVRVPVRERVVWGRPFCNLIHFERALERPRRDPKVLIVAPMSGHYATLLRGTVEAMMPRADVYITDWIDARMVPLAEGKFDLDDYIDYIISMIHFLGPDTHVVAVCQPSVPVLAAVAVMETRNDPYAPSTMTLMGGPIDTRVAPTAVNDLAMSKGIDWFRRNVIMTVPFPHPGVMREVYPGFLQLSGFMSMNLDRHLIAHRDFFQHLVKGDGDSAEKHREFYDEYLAVMDLTAEFYLQTVETVFIDHSLPRGTMRHGDTPVDCSAIRNTALLTVEGEKDDITGRGQTRAAHDLCTSLPEDMKAHYEQPNVGHYGVFNGSRFRAEIAPRMIDFILTHSQDNRARVARAAAAAASPSGPAALAPAPAPAPATTAPAAAAPDQPARPARAAKGDPLDRILLASPQGVADDLKAITGVGPKLEKALNGAGIFHYWQIAGLTAAQIEELDARLDFRGRIARDNWIEQARRLAETVG; encoded by the coding sequence ATGGCGCCCTTCCGCGCCGCAGCCGATGCGACCCGGCTCTATTTCCAGAACCCCTTCAACCCGCTCACCCACACCCAGATGGGACGCCAGATCGCCGCTGCCTGCGAGGTGATGGAGCGCACAACCCGGCGCTACGGCAAGCCGGAGTTCGGCCTGCCCGACACGGTGGTCGGCGGCGTGCGCGTCCCGGTCCGGGAACGCGTGGTCTGGGGTCGGCCCTTCTGCAACCTGATCCATTTCGAGCGCGCCCTCGAGCGTCCGCGCCGGGATCCCAAGGTTCTGATCGTCGCCCCGATGTCCGGCCACTATGCCACCCTGCTGCGCGGCACGGTCGAGGCGATGATGCCGCGCGCCGATGTCTACATCACCGACTGGATCGATGCCCGCATGGTGCCGCTGGCCGAGGGCAAGTTCGATCTCGATGACTACATCGACTACATCATCTCGATGATCCATTTCCTCGGGCCGGACACCCATGTGGTGGCCGTCTGCCAGCCGTCGGTGCCCGTGCTTGCCGCCGTTGCCGTGATGGAAACGCGCAACGACCCTTACGCACCGTCGACCATGACGCTGATGGGGGGCCCGATCGACACCCGTGTCGCCCCCACGGCGGTCAACGATCTGGCGATGTCGAAGGGCATCGACTGGTTCCGCCGCAACGTGATCATGACCGTTCCCTTCCCGCATCCGGGCGTGATGCGCGAGGTCTACCCGGGCTTCCTGCAGCTCTCCGGCTTCATGTCGATGAACCTCGACCGGCATCTGATCGCCCACCGCGACTTCTTCCAGCATCTGGTCAAGGGCGATGGCGACAGCGCCGAGAAGCACCGCGAGTTCTACGACGAGTATCTCGCCGTCATGGACCTGACGGCGGAGTTCTATCTCCAGACCGTCGAGACGGTGTTCATCGACCATTCCCTGCCGCGCGGGACGATGCGCCATGGCGACACGCCGGTCGACTGTTCCGCCATCCGCAACACGGCGCTGCTGACGGTCGAGGGCGAGAAGGACGACATCACCGGTCGCGGCCAGACGCGCGCCGCCCATGATCTCTGCACCAGCCTGCCGGAGGACATGAAGGCCCATTACGAGCAGCCGAACGTCGGTCACTACGGTGTCTTCAACGGATCCCGCTTCCGCGCCGAGATCGCGCCGCGGATGATCGACTTCATCCTGACCCATTCGCAGGACAACCGCGCCCGCGTCGCCCGTGCCGCCGCCGCCGCCGCAAGCCCCTCCGGCCCCGCCGCTCTGGCACCAGCCCCGGCACCGGCCCCGGCGACCACCGCGCCCGCAGCTGCGGCTCCGGACCAGCCGGCGCGGCCGGCGCGCGCGGCCAAGGGCGACCCGCTGGACCGGATCCTGCTCGCCAGCCCGCAGGGTGTTGCCGATGACCTCAAGGCCATCACCGGCGTCGGCCCGAAGCTGGAGAAGGCGCTGAACGGCGCCGGGATCTTCCACTACTGGCAGATCGCCGGCCTCACGGCAGCACAGATCGAGGAACTCGACGCACGGCTCGACTTCCGTGGCCGGATCGCCCGGGACAACTGGATCGAGCAGGCCCGCCGGCTGGCCGAAACCGTCGGCTGA
- the hemW gene encoding radical SAM family heme chaperone HemW: protein MTSAPDGGFGIYVHWPFCAAKCPYCDFNSHVRHQAVDQDRYVAAFERELAHFAAWTPGRTVQSIFFGGGTPSLMLPRTVERILEAIARHWSLDPDAEISLEANPSSVEAERFRGYRAAGVNRVSLGVQALNDADLRLLGRLHDVAGARRAIETARETFPRLSFDLIYARPGQTVAAWERELADAIALAADHLSLYQLTIEEGTPFFALHQAGKLVVPDPDLGAEFYAVTQAVTEAHGLPAYEVSNHARPGAECRHNLVYWRYGDYVGVGPGAHGRLSLGITKRATAIERHPETWLAHVEARGHGMVEDLPLNDEEQGDEYLLMGLRLLEGVDLLRYEKLAGRRIDPRRLDALLEHGMVEMLGNHRLRATRDGFFVLDAVVADLAA from the coding sequence ATGACCAGCGCGCCGGATGGTGGATTTGGCATTTACGTGCACTGGCCGTTCTGCGCGGCCAAGTGCCCGTATTGCGACTTCAACTCCCATGTCCGCCACCAGGCGGTGGATCAGGACCGCTATGTCGCCGCCTTCGAGCGCGAGCTGGCGCATTTCGCCGCCTGGACCCCCGGCCGCACCGTCCAGTCGATCTTTTTCGGTGGCGGTACGCCGTCGCTGATGCTGCCGCGCACGGTCGAGCGCATTCTCGAGGCAATCGCGCGCCACTGGTCGCTGGATCCGGATGCGGAAATCTCGCTGGAGGCCAATCCGTCATCGGTCGAGGCCGAGCGCTTCCGCGGCTATCGCGCGGCCGGCGTCAACCGGGTCTCCCTCGGGGTGCAGGCGCTCAACGATGCGGACCTGCGCCTGCTCGGGCGGCTGCATGACGTGGCCGGGGCGCGGCGCGCCATCGAGACCGCCCGCGAGACGTTCCCCCGCCTTTCCTTCGACCTGATCTATGCCCGGCCCGGCCAGACGGTGGCCGCCTGGGAGCGCGAGCTGGCCGACGCGATCGCGCTGGCCGCCGATCACCTCTCGCTCTACCAGCTGACGATCGAGGAGGGCACGCCCTTCTTCGCCCTGCATCAGGCCGGCAAGCTTGTCGTGCCGGATCCGGATCTCGGGGCCGAGTTCTATGCGGTCACCCAGGCGGTGACCGAGGCGCACGGGCTGCCCGCCTACGAGGTCTCCAACCACGCCCGTCCCGGTGCCGAATGCCGGCACAATCTGGTCTACTGGCGCTATGGCGATTATGTCGGCGTTGGTCCCGGTGCCCATGGCCGACTGTCGCTCGGCATCACCAAGCGCGCGACCGCCATCGAGCGCCATCCGGAGACCTGGCTCGCGCATGTCGAGGCGCGGGGCCACGGCATGGTCGAGGACCTGCCGCTCAACGACGAGGAACAGGGCGACGAGTACCTGTTGATGGGGCTTCGCCTGCTCGAAGGCGTGGACCTGCTGCGCTACGAGAAACTCGCCGGGCGTCGCATCGACCCGCGCCGTCTCGATGCGCTCCTCGAACACGGCATGGTTGAAATGCTCGGAAACCACCGCCTCCGCGCGACCCGCGACGGATTTTTTGTGCTCGACGCCGTCGTTGCCGATCTCGCCGCCTGA
- a CDS encoding DUF2852 domain-containing protein codes for MTASSVIRPGWSPATIALMVLGFIVFWPLGLAMLAYILWGDRFQAMARDAKAQWNASPMKGTFNSMNTTTGFGRTGNVAFDDYREREIKRIEEERAKLDAMRAEFDSYLRELRRAKDQEEFDRFMASRATQTQVDVHKS; via the coding sequence ATGACCGCATCTTCCGTCATCCGCCCGGGCTGGTCCCCGGCGACCATCGCTCTGATGGTTCTGGGCTTCATCGTCTTCTGGCCGCTCGGCCTGGCGATGCTCGCCTACATTCTCTGGGGTGACCGGTTCCAGGCCATGGCCCGGGACGCGAAGGCCCAGTGGAACGCAAGTCCGATGAAGGGAACCTTCAACAGCATGAACACCACCACCGGCTTCGGCCGCACCGGCAACGTCGCCTTTGACGACTACCGCGAGCGCGAGATCAAGCGCATCGAGGAAGAGCGCGCCAAGCTTGACGCCATGCGCGCCGAGTTCGACAGCTACCTGCGCGAGCTGCGCCGGGCCAAGGACCAGGAAGAGTTCGACCGCTTCATGGCCTCGCGCGCGACCCAGACCCAGGTTGACGTGCACAAGAGCTGA
- the rdgB gene encoding RdgB/HAM1 family non-canonical purine NTP pyrophosphatase, protein MTHRKLQPGRLVLASHNAGKLREFRELLAPYGYEVISAGELDLPEPDETGTTFEANAELKAVAAASASGLPSLSDDSGFCAAALDGAPGIYSARWAGPDKDFALAMRNVEEQLQQRGATTPERRRGSFVAVLCLAWPDGHTEFFRGEVEGQIVWPPRGEKGFGYDPMFQPDGHARTFGEMTSEEKHGWSKDKPGLSHRARAFAAFSRACLEQE, encoded by the coding sequence ATGACGCATCGCAAGCTGCAGCCCGGCCGGCTCGTCCTGGCCAGCCACAATGCCGGCAAGCTGCGCGAGTTCCGCGAGCTGCTGGCCCCCTATGGCTATGAGGTCATCTCGGCCGGCGAGCTGGACCTGCCCGAGCCGGACGAGACCGGAACCACCTTCGAGGCCAATGCGGAGCTGAAGGCCGTGGCGGCAGCCAGCGCCTCCGGCCTGCCCTCGCTCTCGGATGACAGCGGCTTCTGCGCCGCCGCCCTCGACGGGGCGCCGGGCATCTATTCCGCGCGCTGGGCCGGTCCGGACAAGGACTTCGCGCTGGCCATGCGCAATGTCGAGGAGCAGCTGCAGCAGCGCGGGGCAACCACGCCCGAGCGCCGGCGTGGCTCCTTCGTGGCCGTGCTCTGCCTGGCCTGGCCGGATGGTCACACGGAGTTCTTCCGGGGCGAGGTCGAGGGCCAGATCGTCTGGCCCCCGCGCGGCGAGAAGGGCTTCGGTTACGACCCGATGTTCCAGCCGGATGGCCACGCCCGCACCTTCGGCGAGATGACGTCCGAGGAAAAGCACGGCTGGTCGAAGGACAAGCCCGGCCTGTCGCACCGCGCCCGGGCCTTTGCGGCCTTTTCCCGCGCCTGCCTGGAGCAAGAATGA
- the hrcA gene encoding heat-inducible transcriptional repressor HrcA, whose protein sequence is MVSLSELDKRSREIFRSIVESYLDTGEPVGSRNVARGLGMSLSPASVRNVMADLEHLGLLYSPHTSAGRLPTETGLRFFIDALLEVGDLSREERERIDVQVRASGGRNSEQVLTEATQLLSGLTSGAAVVLTHKQDIRLKHVEFIRIEPLRALAVLVGEDGSVENRIVDLPPNLPSSALVQASNYLNAQIQGRTLADVRRELERLREADQAELDLLTQKIVETGLAVWGGDSGDGDTLIVRGQSNLLTDVGAAEDLERVRLLFDDLENKRDLIQLLGLAEKGDGVRIFIGSENKLFSLSGSSLVVSPYRDREQRIIGVLGVIGPTRLNYARVIPMVDYTARLVSRLVG, encoded by the coding sequence ATGGTGAGCTTGAGCGAGCTGGACAAGCGGTCTCGCGAGATCTTCCGCTCCATCGTGGAAAGCTATCTGGACACGGGCGAGCCGGTCGGGTCGCGCAATGTGGCGCGCGGCCTCGGCATGTCGCTCTCGCCCGCGTCGGTGCGCAACGTGATGGCGGATCTGGAACATCTCGGACTGCTCTATTCCCCGCACACCAGCGCCGGGCGGCTGCCGACCGAGACGGGGCTGCGCTTCTTCATCGACGCGCTGCTGGAAGTCGGCGACCTGTCGCGCGAGGAACGCGAGCGGATCGACGTGCAGGTGCGCGCCTCGGGCGGACGCAATTCCGAGCAGGTGCTGACGGAAGCCACCCAGCTCCTGTCGGGCCTGACCAGCGGCGCGGCCGTGGTGCTGACCCACAAGCAGGACATCCGCCTGAAGCATGTCGAATTCATCCGCATCGAGCCCCTGCGGGCGCTGGCGGTGCTGGTGGGCGAGGATGGATCGGTGGAAAACCGCATCGTCGACCTGCCCCCGAACCTGCCCTCCTCGGCGCTGGTGCAGGCGTCCAACTACCTCAACGCCCAGATCCAGGGCCGGACGCTGGCCGACGTGCGCCGCGAGCTGGAGCGCCTGCGGGAGGCCGACCAGGCAGAGCTGGACCTCTTGACGCAGAAGATCGTCGAGACCGGGCTTGCGGTCTGGGGCGGAGATTCCGGCGATGGCGACACGCTGATCGTGCGCGGGCAGTCGAACCTGCTCACCGACGTGGGGGCCGCCGAGGATCTCGAGCGGGTGCGGCTGCTGTTCGACGATCTGGAGAACAAGCGCGACCTGATCCAGCTTCTCGGGCTTGCCGAGAAGGGCGACGGCGTGCGCATCTTCATCGGGTCGGAGAACAAGCTGTTCTCCCTGTCCGGCTCCTCGCTGGTGGTGTCGCCCTACCGTGACCGCGAGCAGCGGATCATCGGCGTGCTCGGCGTGATCGGACCGACGCGCCTGAACTACGCCCGCGTCATCCCGATGGTGGACTACACGGCCCGTCTGGTCAGCCGTCTGGTGGGCTGA
- a CDS encoding glutaminase yields the protein MQDLIDEIAATLSTRTDRGAVADYIPELAKVDPDQFGIAIAMADGSLHLAGDAETPFSIQSVSKVFALALALGRVGDQLWRRVGREPSGQSFNSMLLLEREEGIPRNPFINAGALVTTDTYLAGSTPREALGHLLRFVRAAADDEAIHINQAVARSELETAHRNFALAHYLASFGNLQNGPDKVLGTYCHQCAIDMSCRQLALAGRFLIEGKGFPRLLTRERQRRINALMMTCGHYDGSGDFAFRVGLPGKSGVGGGILAIAPGRASIAVWSPGLNRYGNSSLGTEAMEILARRTGWSVFG from the coding sequence ATGCAGGACCTCATTGACGAGATTGCCGCCACCTTGTCGACCCGCACCGATCGGGGCGCGGTTGCCGACTACATCCCGGAGCTTGCCAAGGTCGATCCCGACCAGTTCGGGATTGCCATCGCCATGGCCGATGGCAGCCTGCATCTGGCCGGCGACGCCGAGACGCCCTTCTCGATCCAGTCCGTCTCGAAGGTCTTCGCGCTCGCGCTGGCGCTCGGGCGCGTCGGCGACCAGCTGTGGCGGCGTGTCGGCCGCGAGCCATCCGGCCAGAGCTTCAACAGCATGCTCCTGCTGGAGCGCGAGGAGGGCATTCCGCGCAATCCCTTCATCAATGCCGGCGCTCTCGTGACGACGGACACCTATCTTGCCGGGTCCACGCCACGCGAGGCGCTGGGCCATCTGCTGCGCTTCGTCCGCGCGGCGGCGGATGACGAGGCCATCCACATCAACCAGGCCGTGGCCCGGTCGGAACTGGAGACGGCCCACCGCAACTTTGCCCTCGCCCATTATCTGGCCTCCTTCGGCAATCTGCAGAACGGCCCGGACAAGGTGCTCGGCACCTACTGCCACCAGTGCGCCATCGACATGAGCTGCCGGCAGCTGGCGCTTGCGGGCCGCTTCCTCATCGAGGGCAAGGGCTTTCCCCGCCTGCTCACCCGCGAGCGGCAGCGGCGCATCAATGCGCTGATGATGACCTGCGGCCACTACGACGGCTCGGGCGACTTCGCCTTCCGTGTCGGCCTGCCGGGCAAGAGCGGCGTCGGCGGCGGCATTCTCGCGATCGCACCCGGCCGTGCCTCGATCGCGGTCTGGTCGCCCGGGCTCAACCGCTACGGCAATTCAAGTCTCGGCACCGAGGCCATGGAGATCCTCGCCCGGCGCACCGGATGGTCGGTGTTCGGCTGA
- a CDS encoding M48 family metallopeptidase, whose translation MFFRSRRAKLPEAVTLALPSGEVSLRLRQDPRARRYLLRLPADASGPVLTIPRGGSLETALDFANRHRDWLEGQMAARPAVTPFLPGSRVPVRGVMHRIVATGRLRGLVATGTGADGAELLVPGDEIHVPRKVGDWLRRQARADLTAAVERHTATIGRRATAISVRDTRSRWGSCASNGRLSFSWRLILAPPEILDYVAAHEVAHLVEMNHSDRFWAVCRRLAPQTPSARQWLRTEGAALHTYG comes from the coding sequence ATGTTCTTCCGTTCCCGCCGCGCCAAGCTTCCGGAGGCCGTGACCCTGGCGCTGCCCAGCGGCGAGGTCAGTCTCCGCCTGCGCCAGGATCCGCGCGCCCGCCGCTACCTGCTGCGCCTGCCGGCCGATGCGTCCGGACCGGTGCTGACCATTCCGCGTGGCGGGTCGCTGGAGACGGCGCTTGATTTCGCCAACCGGCATCGTGACTGGCTCGAAGGGCAGATGGCCGCCCGGCCGGCCGTCACGCCGTTCCTGCCCGGCTCGCGCGTGCCGGTGCGCGGGGTCATGCATCGCATTGTCGCCACGGGCCGCCTGCGCGGGCTGGTGGCGACCGGGACGGGCGCCGACGGGGCTGAGCTGCTGGTTCCCGGGGATGAGATCCATGTCCCGCGCAAGGTGGGGGACTGGCTGCGGCGGCAGGCCCGCGCCGACCTGACGGCGGCGGTCGAGCGGCACACGGCAACGATCGGTCGCCGGGCCACGGCGATCTCCGTGCGCGACACGCGCAGCCGCTGGGGCTCCTGCGCCTCCAACGGTCGACTGTCGTTTTCCTGGCGCCTTATCCTCGCCCCGCCGGAGATCCTCGACTACGTGGCGGCCCACGAGGTGGCGCATCTCGTCGAGATGAACCATTCCGACCGGTTCTGGGCGGTCTGCCGCAGGCTGGCCCCGCAGACGCCGTCGGCGCGGCAGTGGCTGCGCACCGAAGGCGCCGCCTTGCACACCTACGGCTGA
- the secB gene encoding protein-export chaperone SecB — protein MTDINEGGAAAPEENGAMPGMNILAQYIKDLSFENPNAPRSLAQGEQPKLDISVNVSAQPMGDGQFDVVLSLNARAQRDDFLMFNVELVYGGFFRVTGVPQEHLHPFVMIECPRMLFPFARQILADATRNGGFPPLMLDPIDFAQLYRQNMMNQDLAERAN, from the coding sequence ATGACCGACATCAACGAAGGCGGCGCCGCAGCGCCGGAAGAAAACGGCGCCATGCCGGGCATGAACATCCTGGCCCAGTACATCAAGGATCTGTCCTTCGAGAACCCGAATGCGCCGCGTTCGCTCGCGCAGGGCGAGCAGCCGAAGCTGGACATCTCCGTCAACGTCAGCGCGCAGCCGATGGGCGACGGCCAGTTCGATGTCGTCCTTTCGCTGAACGCCCGCGCGCAGCGCGACGACTTCCTGATGTTCAACGTCGAGCTGGTCTATGGCGGCTTCTTCCGCGTCACCGGCGTGCCGCAGGAGCACCTGCACCCGTTCGTCATGATCGAGTGCCCGCGCATGCTGTTCCCCTTCGCGCGCCAGATCCTGGCGGACGCCACCCGCAACGGCGGGTTCCCCCCGCTGATGCTGGATCCGATCGACTTCGCCCAGCTCTATCGTCAGAACATGATGAACCAGGATCTCGCCGAACGCGCCAACTGA